A window of Mycolicibacterium holsaticum DSM 44478 = JCM 12374 genomic DNA:
GGATGTCGATCCGCCAGCCGGTCAGCCGGGCCGCCAGCCGGGCGTTCTGGCCCTCCTTGCCGATGGCCAGCGACAGCTGAAAGTCAGGGACGACGACGCGCGCCGCGCGGGCCGCCTCGTCGATGACGCTGACCGAGACCACCTTGGCCGGGGACAGGGCGTTGGCGACGAACTTGGCCGGGTCGGGGTCGTAGTCGATGATGTCGATCTTCTCGCCCGACAGTTCGCTCATCACGTTGCGCACCCGCTGACCCATCGGGCCGATGCAGGCGCCCTTGGCGTTGAGGCCCGGCACCCGCGAGGTCACCGCGATCTTCGAGCGGTGACCGGCTTCGCGCGCGACCGCCACGATCTCCACCGACCCGTCGGCGATCTCGGGCACCTCCAGGGAAAACAGCTTGCGCACCAGGTTGGGGTGGGTGCGCGAGAGCGTGATCAGCGGTTCGCGTGACCCGCGGGTGACACCGACGACGTAGCAGCGCAGCCGGTCGCCGTGCTCGTAGCGCTCACCGGGCACCTGCTCGGCGGCGGGGATGACGCCCTCGGACCCTTTGGTTTCGCTGCCCACCCGCACGACGACCAGGCCGCGCGCGTTGGCGCGGGCGTCGCGCTGGATGACCCCGGCGACGATGTCGCCCTCACGCGCGGAGAACTCGCCGTAGGTCTTTTCGTTCTCGGCGTCGCGGAACCGCTGCAACATCACCTGGC
This region includes:
- the nusA gene encoding transcription termination factor NusA, whose product is MNIDMAALHAIEVDRGIPVGELVETIKSALLTAYRHTQGHADEARIEIDRKTGEVKVIATELDADGNTVTEWDDTPEGFGRVAATTARQVMLQRFRDAENEKTYGEFSAREGDIVAGVIQRDARANARGLVVVRVGSETKGSEGVIPAAEQVPGERYEHGDRLRCYVVGVTRGSREPLITLSRTHPNLVRKLFSLEVPEIADGSVEIVAVAREAGHRSKIAVTSRVPGLNAKGACIGPMGQRVRNVMSELSGEKIDIIDYDPDPAKFVANALSPAKVVSVSVIDEAARAARVVVPDFQLSLAIGKEGQNARLAARLTGWRIDIRSDAAVADHPDPDPDAARGAVHDR